The Euleptes europaea isolate rEulEur1 chromosome 2, rEulEur1.hap1, whole genome shotgun sequence genome has a segment encoding these proteins:
- the KTI12 gene encoding protein KTI12 homolog, with the protein MPLVILCGLPGSGKSRRAEELREALSAQEEEEGGGGEERRVFLVAEGEAAAGGGGGRAALRAEAERRLSRRDVVVVDAGNELKSFRYELYCLSKQAGTPHCLVLCPGGAPRPDRPALEAPDPRHRWDRPLFAAPADPARPLPLPEIRAALFERRPPPANRSTRAQPLQAAAFLHQLDRLTQDAVAALMAAQRGGAQPGQLVPLAVDGLGQGSPGLLLRRPVSLAELSRLRRQFLTYAKMHPGEGEGHLPRLGSMFLQYLNSNLQ; encoded by the coding sequence ATGCCGCTGGTGATACTGTGCGGACTGCCGGGGAGCGGCAAGAGCAGGCGGGCCGAAGAGCTGCGGGAGGCGCTGAgcgcccaggaggaggaggagggcggcggcggcgaggagcgGCGGGTTTTCCTGGTGGCGGAaggagaggcggcggcggggggaggcggcggccgggCTGCGTTGCGGGCGGAGGCGGAGCGGCGGCTGAGCCGGCGGGACGTGGTGGTGGTGGACGCGGGCAACGAGCTGAAGAGCTTCCGCTACGAGCTCTACTGCCTGAGCAAGCAGGCGGGGACCCCGCACTGCCTCGTGCTGTGCCCCGGGGGCGCGCCCCGCCCCGACCGGCCTGCCCTGGAGGCCCCGGACCCGCGCCACCGCTGGGACCGGCCCCTCTTCGCGGCCCCCGCCGACCCCGCCCGGCCCCTCCCGCTGCCGGAGATCCGCGCCGCCCTCTTCGAGCGCCGCCCGCCGCCCGCCAACCGGTCCACGCGCGCCCAGCCCCTGCAGGCCGCCGCCTTCCTCCACCAGCTCGACCGCCTCACCCAGGACGCGGTGGCCGCCCTCATGGCCGCGCAGAGGGGCGGCGCCCAGCCCGGCCAGCTCGTCCCGCTGGCCGTCGACGGGCTGGGCCAAGGATCGCCGGGGCTGCTGCTGCGCCGGCCGGTCAGCCTGGCGGAGCTCAGCAGGCTCCGCAGACAGTTCCTCACCTATGCCAAGATGCATCCTGGAGAAGGAGAAGGCCATCTGCCCCGGCTGGGCAGCATGTTCTTGCAGTACTTGAACAGCAACCTGCAATGA